In Ornithodoros turicata isolate Travis unplaced genomic scaffold, ASM3712646v1 ctg00001055.1, whole genome shotgun sequence, the DNA window CATTTGTGGCGCAACGTGCATATTAATAAAATGTTAGGTGTACAGCAGATGGCTTTTTGTATTGTCAACGGAGGGCACTTTGAAAATATAGAAAATCGCAATGCTGCGTCTGCATTCCGGGAAGTTATCTTTGTCACTGCTTTGCTGTCACCTTTGTCGTTCGCTGTCTTCGCGCCATTCGTTGTCGTAAAGCAGTGTTGGTTGCTTTCTTACTTATGCCCAGTCCGGCCGTGCTGCCAGGAGGTTTTGCCTGGGTTTCCCCCGACAGtttccttggaagtcggcctaggacgcgcgCTGCTCCCATTAAATGGCGCATTGCGTTGGTCGTGACGAGCAGCCCGCCCTCAGCGAGGCCAGCTACGGCAAGCAGAATATGACACCAGCAGCTTTTTTACCTAATGCgcaactaccgtattttcacgcgtattagccgcaccgcagataagccgcaggactcgtttttagatacattttgaaaatgtttttgcagataagccgcgggtaatacgacgcaactgctttgtgcgctacaccagtgatgcacatacaaaatcaacagagacgctcaacgctcgtcagcgccgtactccctgccagctgccctgttcccgtacttgtccgcgaagtcgacgacttttagtttgaagccgctgtcgtggctaTGCCTCAGcattggagccatgcctcacctctaactgccgtgcctatgtccacgaatgctgctgctctcgtcaaatgagaactgacgcttagctgaccacgttttatcccaatgacaggtgtattgaacccttcctgtgggtctgccgacaaaggagaccgtggggaaggccataaaccctgtccacattcgggtgtcggcatgatgtataacaaagggggtcagttctagtgttctactaagatcggattgtgcccttgttgtgtgtttttcgtggattgacgggttagtccactcgaatgtggagtggacctgcccctgttcggtattgttcgtgcactggcagggcggtcctgttctgtaaaacatgaggcactgtcggccctttcgtttaacccgcggtatggggaaagtaccagggaaaaatagtcaccagataagctgcgcccacggataagccgcagagcgtccgcgaaaaaataaatcgcgcataagccgcggctaatacgcgtgaaaatacggtatattaTTTCGTGAATATTTTGAGATTTGGGGATTTCAACTTGCGCACCAACCTTGTAATTCAGAACCTCACCTAATTTATTCTCTTACGACAGCAACTCTGTCAGTTACTTGTGAACATACCAAATCATAAAACAGCGCAATTTGACGGACTCTCACGGAAACAAATAAACgaacaaagaaagaaacaaaaacattccGAAGATACGCCACGAAATATCTGTTACGGAGTGGCTGATTCCAAAACTGCATTGATGCCATATTAGTTAGGACATGACATATTCTGAAGCCGCTTATCCAACGAGCAGTTACGTCCAAAGGGCCACCAAGTACACCGTGCGGTTACATCCATACCACCGTGCCGTTATAGCCAACGAGCCGTTGCATCCAATGCGCCGATACGTCCACAGATGGATGTAACGCCgtgttggatgtaacgtctcgttgggCGTAGCGACCCCAGACCCATCAACTGTAACTATAGCCCTGTTACTTTTTGTTTTACGAGTAGCTTACCCAAGACTAGTCCAGCTAGTGTTCTCCTTGGAGGTGGCCGGTGAATAAATTGACTCCGTTATTGGGAGGGAGGATCTGTTGGAAATGTAAAGCCAGCATTGTTGAGGAAAAGGAAAAAGCGGTGTAAGATGACGagcattctctctctctctctctttttgttgcTATGTATGGGAAGAGCTTCTACGAGCAACACAGGCGATTTGACATCTGGAGAGGAGGCACGAACAGTTTTCGCTGTAAAAGTGAACGAGATGAATaacttgtatttcttttcttgGCAAAATAGATCTCTgcctgagaaacgtcatcatgatgttggtaaacagactgaaaccaaaacaaattggaaggggagggttgggctccacgaatgggcacttgttcgctgcctcctactgaaagaaaagtaggactgaaggtCTCGTCCCTtgcagggaccatcgtaatcccatcaagaccgttgctttcgggcacgaccttgttcacccctaGCTTCGAATGTAccataatttcacgcgtataagccacacggcagataagccgcagggcccGTTTTTACGAACATTTGAAAATTTTTGGGCAGATAAGCCGAGGGCAGTGCGACGCAACTGATTTCTGCGACAAAGGATATAttgagaaggccataaacccagTGGTCCATACTCTGGGGTGAGCTCTACAGTTCTACcagattgtgcccttgttgggcgtttttcatggattgatgggtcagtggccttccagaagacgtgaatcactgtcaccacttttcgttaaagctgcttaagggaatgcaccaggaaggtcagtcgACTCGAATATGGACgcgcccctgttacgcattgttcgtgcattggcagggcggtgctgttccagagacactgtcgtcCCGTTagttaaaaccggcgtatggggaaaataccagggaaaaatagtcgcGAGATAAGCCGCAGTGGTGGATAAGCTGCAGAGCgcccgtgaaaaaaaaaattgtgcataaGCCACGGCTAATACGCGTAAAATTATGGTAGTTCAAGTGTACCGCATTGGTGGCTCTGTCGAATGCTACGATgtcatttctttacaaacagggaggggTCTATAATGCGGGCACTTCAAACACACATAGCAAAATGTGCTGTAGCGTATTATACAGTCGCTGGGACAGCGACTTGAGAGCCTCCTAGGAACTGACCAAGTGAGCTTCGATCACATGAAATATCTTTTCTGTCGGACCATTTCTTCTGTCTCTCATTTGTCATGCAACACTGCAGAAAACAGAACTCTTGAGCCTTCTGTGTTGTCCTGATGGTCGAGGACATAGCGCTCTTAGTAGAAtacaccaggccggtattataccggcacggccgggtATTTGGGTGCtgtgccggtaggaaggtgatacaggcagccttttgccggtatttgtggctcaagacctttcataagggcttttacgggattttcccttcaacattccactacagcttgaataaatccgGAACACACACccagctccgcagtcaccagtcgttttcttagttattcattcttATTCATTGAGCGAGCACGCGCTttctctctatgtgtgtgtgtctcgtccacccctcacctactttcccttttccacgagcctttcctcctttccctctattccacgaCCTCTCCCTCTGCCGGTATTTTTCGCAACGAAAGGTGGTAACGCTACGTAGAAGcatatgtacgactaccgtagcagacgacagcaatagggtttattcactgaagtcacctcgCCGGCATACTGTAGGTCTCTCAAAGTTATTTACCCGCATTCGTACGCTGCCATATGCTATGTGGATGACTGTTAAtgtcgaaaacatggaaattacttggatatgctacaaatcacatGGCACAATAATTTTGAAACTCCAAATATACGGTGACTGCGATGTGGGTAATGACTTGGAAATGACCTACAATAGGGCGTTGACGGCAGAACACCTGCTTGCTAGCGACAGTTGCGGTCTcctacggatgacgtcatgtaaataaaccctatagctcctatgaaaatgcGTAGAATAATGATGATAACTAACCTGAGAATGAAACAcctgtggaatatccaccgcttgtacagaaatactggggtaagctgaagtacaaagtattgtagaagttgaggaagcaataactgggacgatgagtagtGCCACCGCTACTTTCCAAAAAAtgtggcgctgggaaggggtgcctatgacatggttataatctagtagatcGCGGAAGAGACTGAGGCTCAAAAAGGGTTGCATCGGAGGTCGGTTGGGTTGGGATGCGTGGGAAATGTAAGAAAAACCACTGTCTGGGAAACACACACGAAAGGAACATCATTTGACAGGCTCAGAACTGCTAACCATGCATGGTTTATTTTCATAAGCAACGTGCTCTTATATTGTTCCTCTTTTGTTTTTTACTCCTCTCGTGATGAATGCTTATTGTGGTTGACTAATGCAGCACAAAAGGATACATGGACAAGAGAACTAAGATAACACAAGCGCTCGTGCCGGCTTACATCTGCTGTTCGTGTTCCTTTGACGCTTCGTTACAGTCAACCAGAAATGGTCACCAACTAGTCATGGAAATTGGAACCTGTAGAAGGACCTTGGATTGAGTCATCCCccttgctctcgaaatggggacactccgACATATATCCCcgccagcggagaatgtagtccatgcattgactgtgggggGTCTCagataatgtggcgcataatcggatacgtggaagccaAATCGTGCATCTTCTTTCTgggagtatttaatgcggtttttaaataaacacttACTCCTTCTCGATGTACATCGTCAGCGGCACTTCATTTTGAAACACGATCAGTGTGCAATGGGGAGAGTAATGGAAATTGTTGGTCTGAGCTGTAATCCTACTGTGCGCGCCGATGGCTGgcacttcagatttgtgatggGGGTGAGGGGGTCGTCTTGCGACTTCTAACTTGTCTCTGAAGATTTATATGGTTGTTCTAAACCATCGTGTCAGCCATTTCTTAGAACGTTGTTCGTATGAGAGCCGAGTGAAAATGTACGAGAGGTGACGCGGTCCCCAGTCGCTTCTGAAAATCGACACtcgcaagagcagacgatttctgcatcCTATCACAGAccttcccgcagggcgacgtagcCATTCTCATTGTTGTCAATACAGATtgtggcatgctctgcaataTTTATCactttaattcggttatttaatatgTGACGTGCTTTGCCGGGTAAATTTGCAGTATCCCATTTTGAACAAAGGGCAGTCCAGTgatacactttatgagaggggcaacAATCCAGTCCCTCTTAGTATACGTTCTCTTGCAGTTGTCTTGCAAACCACATTTAAATTGTGCTTCGGCGTCGATTTTTAAGCGAAAAGAGTATGTtttgtcgtccttgttaggcctaggaAAGACAGCGATCCTGAGCAAATATCAAGAAAACTGCAATGGACAGTCAAAAATTATCATGCTATAACAGAATGTTGTACTCACACCTCCCCATGAACATCCTTGCCCGCTCTTGATTCAACCTTGTTATGTCTCGTACGCGTTccccaagataaacttcggggcttgtaacgaagataaaacaaataggaacagtgtcggaaatctaaagtagatgttagaggacgtgtTATGCCCCAAACTTTTATGTCGATAGTGACGCTTGGCCTGTTTCTCtgtggataaatcgtgaaaattaaaaaatagctaccctaaacggctatacctgtgtttcagcttctttccgtcagatgaCGAAAGGGTCGAACGCGGAGTTGCAGAGTAcgattctgcattcagttccacttgttcagatttcgatgtcgtctgcaacgccgcgttcgactgttttgccatctgacggaaaggagctgaaacacaggtatagcggACAGGTATAGCGGAATTTATCCGCAGAGGAACGGACcaaatggcagtatcgacataaaattttggggcattatacatcctctaacatctacttttgctccccgacactgttcttatttgttttatcttcgttacaaaccccgaagtttatcttggcgaaccctgtatatatatataatactaCAGGGATTTCCGTGATACCTGGAGTCTGTTCCAACGCTCGGTTCTGGGGTCAATCatttctgctagcaagcacttctgccgTTCTGGATCTTCACGACATGCCCGTCTACATCCACACGTCGCCCATAGAGGCGGATGCAAAATCTGTTATGTTCGCACATCGTATGGGAATATCCTATAGACCATTTCACCGTTCGCAAACAAACGACGCAAACTGGAAGACCAACGGGGAACAAAACAGGTTAACGTGCGCTGGTGCTACCTGGTTGCGTGGAGCTATCAAAAGCGTCTTCGCAAAAGCAGCTGTAACCGCAAGTCCAATGGGACGCACATCCAGCTGTCGCGCGTTGACGCACCCTGGCGTGGCGGAAGGGTCTATTCAATGTAATCCAATCTAGTTTCCccaaaatgtcggcacccagtgaacACAGGTAGAGGTGTGCAAACGCCCTCACAATATTTGCCTTCACCTCAGTTTTTGTCCcagatgtttttcctcacctcacttcacctcacAGCAAATACCGCAGGGAGTCCCAAGGAGGATTATTTGCTGTGGCGGACACGCATAGTGTGACCGCAAAAGTGATACCGTAGGGTTTTTCCAATATTTGTCAATTAGAGATGCGCCCGTGATGATAAGGCCTCTGAATGTCCCATTTCCGAAATTTCAGCAGCAAGAGAGAGTCCCACTACTCCTCCATCGGATGCTCAGATGGGAGAGACGGGTATTGGGTGCGACATCTGTTCCTCTGTTCCTGGGTTCTCATGGTCTGGGAGTGACGAGAACCACGTGTTGAAGCATACAGACGAGAAGCCATGCAAGTCCAATCTCTGTTCTGCACAGTTCCGGTGGAGCACGAGCCCATGGTGTCACAAGCGAGCACATACGGGCAAGAAGCCGCACAAGAGTGATCTCCGCcttgcggagttcagccagattGCGCACCTGCAGCTGCGGAAACgagcacacacagacaaaaaccgatacaagtgtgatgtctgccctgcgcaGTTCAGCCAGAGCCGCCACCTACAGTATCAcaggcggacacacacgggcgagaagccatacaagtgcgatgtctgccctgcagagttcagcacgAGTGTCCAGCTACAGTATCACAGGCGGACATACACGGGTGctaagccatacaagtgcgatgtctgccctgcagagttcagccagagcgggaacctacaccagcacaagcggacacacacgggcgagaagccatacaagtgcgatgtctgccctgcagagttcagcaggagcgggaacctacagcagcacaagcgtacacatacgggcgaaaagccgtacaagtgcaatgtctgccctgcaCAGTTCAGCACGAGTGTCCAGCTACAGTATCAcaggcggacacacacgggcgagaagccatacaagtgcgatgtctgcgcGGCAGGGTTCAGCCGGAGTGGGAGCCTACAGCGTCACAGactgacacacacgggtgagaagccatacaagtgcgatgtctgccctgcagagttcagccagagtgggaacctaCACCAGCACAagaggacacacacgggcgagaagccatacaagtgcgttGTCTGCGCAGCAGGGTTCAGCCGGAGTGGGAGCCTACAGTATCAcaggcggacacacacgggtgagaagccatacaagtgcgatgtctgccctgcagagttcagacaGAGCGGGAACCTACACCAGCACAAgctgacacacacgggcgagaagccgtacaagtgcgatgtctgcgcTGCACAGTTCAGCACGAGTCTCCAGCTACGGTATCAcaggcggacacacacgggtgcgaagccatacaagtgcgatgtctgccctgcagagttcagccagagcgggaacctacaccagcacaagtggacacacacgggtgagaagccgtacaagtgcgatgtctgccctgcacaGTTCAACACGAGTGTCCACCTACAGCAGCACAGGCGTACACATACGGGcgaaaagccatacaagtgtgatgtctgccctgcagagttcagccagagcgggaacCTACACCAGCACAAGCAgatacacacgggcgagaagccatacaagtgcgatgtctgccctgcagagttcagcaggagcgggaacctacagcagcacaagcgtacacatacgggcgaaaagccatacaagtgcgatgtctgccctgcagagttcagccagagcgggaacctacaccagcacaagtggacacacacacacggacggGCGAggagccatacaagtgcgatgtttATCCTGCCGAGTTGAGCAAGAGCACGGAGCTGTGGAACCACAAGTGCAGGCACgagggcgagaagccatacaagcgCGATGTCTCTCCTGCAGACTTCAGCCAGAACACAAGTACGTCTTTTTACGAGGGAAAACGCACGTGTAAGAAGCTGTACGAGTGCAGTCCCCTCTCTTGCAAAGTTCAGCCATGGCAATGATCTTGCGGCACTATGTGCAGGGGAGAAGCCATACACAAGTGCCATGTCTACCTGCAGAGTCCAGCCAGAACACAAATCTGAACAATTATAAATGCGCACACACGGGCCAGAAGCCATACAGGTGCGAGTTCTGACCTGCAGGGTCACCCACAGAACGAATTGCGATGTCACAAGCAGACACATATGACAGAGGATCCCTACAAGTGGGATGTGCGtcttgcagagttcagccacagcGTGGGCCTGTGGCATCACAAGTAGACACCGACAGATATGTGAAACCATACAGAAGTATTCTCTGTTCTACAAACTTGGCATAGCATTCCGCATGCTGATTCCACTAATATATCTGAAATGTCGTGCCGCAATAGAGTTGAATTGCACAGAAACTTTGAAGATCCCTTGCTCCCATTGCACCACGCTTAAAGTTGAATGGAATCAATTACTGCGTATAGTACCTTCCAAGGGGGATGTGTTTACTAAAGAACAGATGAAGATAACAAACAACATATATacatattctgatgatgaagtggggaggttttccataGCTAGGgtgtctaatatgagtggtgacaatgataaGTGGTGACGATGAGAGGTGACTGGAATGATCGGAGCTGCGGTGGCGATGCTGAatgtgatcgtgatggtggaaaTGTCcaaatataacaaaacataggctaGACTCATCAATAGATCGTATTGACAAATATAATAGAAGTCAGCTGGTGCATGCAACATCAAAACGGAAGTGTGGTTCTGCCATACTGTAGCATGAGCTCGTGAACAAATTGTACATGGCCTCATGACCgtgtcaactacttaaaagaaagtcAACTTACGTTAACATGAGTACGGATTTGTCCAGCCAGTGCAGCAGTTTATATACACACTGTAACCGTTTTCATGTCTTGAAAGGTGTAATACTTGCAGTGCGTATACCTTTttcggtgtaattttggtaagatcataatggagcacggtttcgcactaATTTTCTTTACTCAAATGTTGTGTGttctccaaaaattcagtcttgcaacgtctcaacattgttgaacagtattgtagacacttgcacgtgctcgattatcggtagCGATGCACATATGCATTAGcaccaagacataatgaaagcaagatttgcactgacacttgatcttttctaatgctttccgaatttttaaaatatcatcctggaggtACAATGTTACAAAACCAGGTTGAATGCGCATAGCGCTCAcgtttaaaggtgtgaaaaagtttacagtgcacTGAGCACACAAGCACGTGGAAGAACATGCAGCCATATGTTAGCAGTAGCTATCGTGCTTTTGCGTTATTGACAGCTGCCGTGTGACTGCATTGCTTTTCTGTGCTCATTTATTGAGTGTGGATATAGACAACAGTAGTAAACGAGGCTAAACAAGCACCCATGTTGCACTTGCTCTCCTTCTTTTACTttgttgatagctgtcatatggccacagagtttgtccatgtgctcatgtgttcagtgtgaatATAGTGCTAAACAACCACAAAAAAGTGTCctttttgtgtctcctgaagctcaaggcttttctttcaaacaaAAATGTATGCTTGCTGTTCGGCATCTTTTTGTGAGTAGGAGTGTTGGAAATTACTcgacgacactgcagctttacactgatgtgatctgtgcactctcTATTATATGGCCTCATATCCTGTATCGGTAATCCTTAAGAATGGAAAAACACACCCCTGTGGAGTCATGCCACACGATTTGTCATATCCAcctgcatccacattgcaatTATGCCCCTATTTATGGCGAATGCCAGTATGCCTCTAATACGGCTGTTGTGCCTGTCTTGAACGTCTTCTGAATAACTGAGTTCAAAAATGGTAGTAAACCAAACGAGTAACCGCTTCTAATATACATAGTAGTTCAGTGCACTTTCAATTATAttacaacttgttctccttACACACGCTCAGATGCATGCTAAGCatccacgtttttttttgtttgtgacaCGTCCTGTACATTACCTACGCAGAACAGGTactctcatttcacaccagctctcctctgccttgactcgcactcTACCCCTAACTGTAGAGCAGTGAGTGGAGGGTGAATagaatatgggcatactacggtCACAAAGTTCTTATGTAactaaggcagcgttcacacggggcaactttttccagcaactatgagcaactttggagttgctgtcagacggcaacctccagcaactcgagttgctcagagttgctgcgaatcgctccccgaccgaaaacttgagaagttgctcgtgcatcggccaatcagagagggaagcattgccacgtgactcccgatggcgttgtggatttcattcgtgggttcatgggttcaaatcctgcaggtgcagctgaaaaataactttttcttttttttacgaacttcacagaaacatatcagttgccacttctggaaggcaataatgatctattggggcaataaaactgactgaaatttgataaacagcagctaaagaaaagattccaccagttcgattcgaacccacattgtccggtcgccataaggttgcttgtggattgagctaccgagttgctgcgtgtgaacgc includes these proteins:
- the LOC135376202 gene encoding zinc finger protein 883-like gives rise to the protein MQGVTVWTCDIKEEPREESSKEHAIVEVKTEPYNVAILTGQDQMGHKCDSTSEGMTAGMCDVKEDRQEDSSNEHPIIEVKTEPYDVAVLTEQDEMGHNCDSRLEAARESPTTPPSDAQMGETGIGCDICSSVPGFSWSGSDENHVLKHTDEKPCKSNLCSAQFRWSTSPWCHKRAHTGKKPHKSDLRLAEFSQIAHLQLRKRAHTDKNRYKCDVCPAQFSQSRHLQYHRRTHTGEKPYKCDVCPAEFSTSVQLQYHRRTYTGAKPYKCDVCPAEFSQSGNLHQHKRTHTGEKPYKCDVCPAEFSRSGNLQQHKRTHTGEKPYKCNVCPAQFSTSVQLQYHRRTHTGEKPYKCDVCAAGFSRSGSLQRHRLTHTGEKPYKCDVCPAEFSQSGNLHQHKRTHTGEKPYKCVVCAAGFSRSGSLQYHRRTHTGEKPYKCDVCPAEFRQSGNLHQHKLTHTGEKPYKCDVCAAQFSTSLQLRYHRRTHTGAKPYKCDVCPAEFSQSGNLHQHKWTHTGEKPYKCDVCPAQFNTSVHLQQHRRTHTGEKPYKCDVCPAEFSQSGNLHQHKQIHTGEKPYKCDVCPAEFSRSGNLQQHKRTHTGEKPYKCDVCPAEFSQSGNLHQHKWTHTHGRARSHTSAMFILPS